In Populus alba chromosome 1, ASM523922v2, whole genome shotgun sequence, a single window of DNA contains:
- the LOC118055609 gene encoding mitogen-activated protein kinase kinase kinase 17 — translation MFSWVRGKCIGRGSYGTVNLAFNKQTDAVFAVKSASEANHVQALDNEIKILSSLSSRFIVKFLGDDVSFENSTTCRNLHMEYLPGGTLADLASSTHRLADVDEQAVRSFTYCIVSALKYIHSRGIVHCDVKGRNILLGNNSDSVKLADFGSAIDAACGEPLLPRGSPLWMAPEVIRREYQGPKSDVWSLGCTIIEMVTGKPAWEDRGADSLSLIGFSNEVPELPSKLCVLGQDFLMKCLMREPNQRWSCDQLLQHPFLASVNSDLLGNELSPRCVLDWYFNSDFEDDNDVREQGTASSFDNIEVSAKNRIGKLVTSGGVNWETNDGWAEVRSGCVKRERGEGDESGTSSVYSSDSLWISEEGGRVKRKVCNFSAGELHVNGSNGSSFCGIHWRGEVCSGSERGGGSGCHYGSQKAELAVEGSELVGIYYRILCNLLLYLLCFMRLMRCKFILWCKIFVVGFNMC, via the coding sequence ATGTTTTCTTGGGTGAGAGGAAAGTGCATAGGCAGAGGCTCTTATGGCACCGTCAACTTGGCTTTCAACAAACAAACCGATGCGGTTTTTGCCGTGAAGAGTGCCTCTGAAGCAAATCACGTTCAAGCGTTAGACAATGAGATCAAGATTCTAAGCTCGTTGTCTTCTCGTTTTATTGTTAAATTCCTCGGCGACGACGTCTCGTTTGAAAATTCAACAACCTGCCGGAATCTTCACATGGAGTACTTGCCAGGAGGCACCCTTGCTGACCTGGCTTCATCAACACACCGTTTGGCTGACGTGGACGAGCAGGCTGTTCGGTCATTTACATATTGTATAGTCTCTGCTTTGAAGTACATACACTCTAGAGGCATTGTTCACTGTGATGTTAAAGGACGGAATATTCTATTGGGTAATAATTCAGATTCCGTTAAGCTAGCAGATTTCGGTTCGGCGATTGACGCTGCATGTGGGGAGCCCCTTTTGCCACGTGGAAGTCCGCTGTGGATGGCACCGGAGGTGATCAGACGCGAATACCAGGGACCGAAAAGTGATGTCTGGTCTCTGGGCTGTACAATTATTGAGATGGTCACCGGAAAGCCGGCTTGGGAGGATCGCGGGGCTGATTCGCTGAGTCTGATCGGCTTTTCAAACGAAGTGCCCGAGTTGCCGAGTAAGTTGTGTGTGCTGGGTCAGGATTTTCTGATGAAGTGTTTGATGAGGGAGCCAAATCAGCGGTGGAGCTGTGATCAGCTACTGCAGCACCCATTCTTAGCTTCTGTGAATTCTGATTTGCTGGGGAACGAATTGTCTCCACGTTGCGTACTCGATTGGTACTTCAATTCAGATTTCGAGGACGATAATGACGTAAGGGAGCAAGGTACGGCTTCGAGTTTTGACAATATTGAGGTTTCGGCTAAAAATAGGATTGGTAAATTGGTGACTAGTGGAGGAGTAAATTGGGAAACAAATGATGGCTGGGCTGAGGTGAGGAGTGGTTGTGTGAAACGTGAAAGAGGTGAGGGTGATGAATCAGGGACCAGTTCGGTATATTCTTCTGATTCGTTGTGGATAAGTGAGGAAGGGGGTAGGGTAAAACGGAAAGTCTGTAATTTTAGTGCTGGCGAATTACACGTGAATGGCTCTAATGGTTCGTCCTTTTGTGGGATTCATTGGCGCGGTGAGGTGTGCAGCGGAAGTGAAAGAGGTGGTGGTTCGGGTTGTCATTATGGTTCACAAAAGGCGGAGCTAGCGGTGGAGGGGAGTGAGTTGGTAGGGATTTACTACAGAATCTTGTGTAATTTGTTGTTGTATTTACTGTGTTTCATGAGATTAATGAGATGTAAATTTATTCTTTGGTGTAAAATCTTTGTTGTTGGGTTTAATATGTGCTAG